In Mycobacterium sp. 050128, one genomic interval encodes:
- a CDS encoding HNH endonuclease signature motif containing protein produces the protein MFDCMTDPAALIEVVESTHRQESTLVARRLAAVAALLRHRLAATERTEAQHRYAVIDGFEQTSAEVAAAMNLSPIAASYLVSDADALHTRLPQIAALLAEGQTDWRTVQLIIRRTDLVTDAELVARLDQSLATRIGNWHSWSRQRIVNAVDATVRAVDPDAARERRAGAEKDRHIAIAPLANGMADIYGTVGAAAATAFDRRLSELAKQVCPADPRTFDQRRADALAALTQGHRLRCACGQSGCAAGPPVEASECDRGSARVVINVVASDQTVLANGTQPGYLEGYGIIDAEQVRELAHSATQLVADPTISPLEALRYQPSAALERAIRSRDLTCRFPGCSRPASVCDIDHTVPFNHENPAAGGPTTAQNLKCLCRQHHRLKTFGAWRDAQLTDGTVIWTSPTGRIYKTSPAGGDLFPQPRGPACVAPVPRGLNTFKRRSLRITQARSHNREQRVINDAGRELAQARKQEIAARQFRNHARDMLFAFKGSPSTSPFCTWINDPREPEVLPADWTPDIPAFPPLPDDPPF, from the coding sequence ATGTTCGATTGCATGACCGATCCGGCCGCATTGATCGAGGTCGTCGAATCGACACATCGGCAGGAGTCGACGTTGGTTGCGCGTCGGCTGGCAGCCGTCGCGGCCTTGCTGCGGCACCGACTCGCCGCGACCGAGCGGACCGAGGCTCAACACCGGTACGCGGTGATCGACGGGTTCGAGCAGACCTCGGCCGAGGTGGCCGCCGCTATGAACCTGTCTCCCATAGCGGCCAGTTACCTGGTATCGGATGCCGATGCCCTGCACACCAGACTGCCCCAGATCGCGGCCCTGCTGGCAGAAGGGCAAACCGATTGGCGCACTGTGCAATTGATCATCAGACGCACAGATCTGGTCACCGACGCTGAGCTGGTCGCCCGGCTTGACCAGTCGCTGGCTACCCGTATCGGCAACTGGCACAGCTGGTCGAGGCAGCGCATCGTCAACGCCGTCGATGCCACGGTGCGCGCCGTGGACCCCGATGCCGCCCGTGAGCGCCGCGCCGGCGCCGAGAAAGATCGCCACATCGCGATCGCGCCGCTGGCCAACGGGATGGCCGACATCTACGGCACCGTGGGTGCGGCGGCCGCGACGGCCTTTGATCGCCGACTCTCCGAACTTGCCAAGCAGGTGTGTCCGGCGGACCCTCGGACATTCGATCAACGCCGCGCCGATGCGCTCGCCGCGCTGACGCAGGGCCACCGCCTCCGGTGCGCTTGCGGGCAATCGGGTTGCGCCGCCGGACCACCCGTCGAAGCCTCCGAATGCGATCGAGGCAGCGCACGGGTGGTGATCAACGTCGTCGCCAGCGATCAAACCGTCCTGGCCAATGGCACGCAGCCCGGTTACCTCGAAGGTTACGGCATCATCGACGCCGAGCAGGTTCGTGAATTGGCGCACTCTGCAACACAACTGGTCGCCGATCCGACCATTAGCCCACTGGAGGCGCTGCGTTATCAACCATCGGCAGCGCTCGAGCGGGCGATCCGCAGCCGGGATCTCACCTGCCGCTTTCCCGGATGTAGTCGGCCCGCCTCTGTTTGCGACATCGACCATACCGTCCCGTTCAATCACGAGAACCCGGCCGCCGGTGGACCGACTACGGCGCAAAATCTCAAATGCCTTTGCCGCCAACATCATCGACTCAAGACTTTCGGTGCATGGCGCGATGCTCAACTGACCGACGGGACCGTCATCTGGACGTCACCCACCGGGCGCATTTACAAAACCAGCCCGGCCGGCGGTGACCTTTTTCCACAGCCACGCGGGCCCGCGTGTGTCGCACCCGTGCCCCGCGGACTGAACACGTTCAAGCGACGAAGTCTACGAATCACGCAGGCACGCAGCCACAATCGAGAACAGCGCGTCATCAACGACGCTGGACGAGAACTCGCGCAGGCCAGAAAGCAAGAGATCGCGGCTCGACAGTTCCGAAATCACGCGCGCGATATGCTGTTCGCCTTCAAGGGCTCGCCGAGTACCAGCCCCTTCTGCACCTGGATCAATGATCCCCGAGAGCCAGAAGTCCTGCCCGCGGACTGGACTCCTGACATTCCGGCCTTCCCGCC
- a CDS encoding zinc-binding dehydrogenase yields the protein MRASVLRDGRMVYRDDVADPVPESGQVLVAIKACGICGSDLHFAKHGERVMEMTERVARGAGGLNVDLKRDIFMGHEFSAEVLEAGPDTDTHPPGSLVTSIPVLLSAKGVEPIVYSNHTIGGYAERMLLSAALLLPIPNGLDLKHAALTEPMAVGLHAVNKSNIEPGETALVLGCGPIGIAIIASLRARGVENIVASDFSPKRRELAATMGAHQTLDAAQGSPFDTVKPAVVFEAIGVPGIIDDVLLRARAGTRLVVAGVCMEADTFHPFFAIAKEINVQFCLAYGPEEFAESLRSLAEGEIDVSPLITGEVGLDEVGAAFDDLADPERHCKILVTP from the coding sequence ATGCGCGCCTCGGTGCTGCGCGACGGCCGGATGGTCTATCGAGACGACGTTGCGGATCCGGTACCCGAATCCGGCCAGGTGCTGGTGGCCATCAAGGCCTGCGGAATCTGCGGCTCCGACCTGCATTTCGCCAAGCACGGCGAACGGGTGATGGAGATGACCGAACGGGTCGCACGTGGTGCGGGCGGCCTGAACGTCGACCTGAAGCGCGACATCTTCATGGGCCACGAATTCAGCGCCGAGGTGCTCGAAGCCGGACCCGACACCGACACCCATCCGCCCGGTTCCCTCGTCACGTCGATCCCGGTTTTGTTGTCCGCCAAGGGCGTAGAACCCATCGTCTACAGCAACCACACCATCGGCGGCTATGCCGAACGGATGCTGCTCTCTGCTGCGCTGCTGCTGCCGATCCCCAATGGCCTGGACCTCAAACACGCCGCCCTGACCGAACCGATGGCGGTCGGGCTACACGCCGTCAACAAATCGAACATCGAGCCGGGCGAGACCGCTCTGGTGCTGGGCTGCGGCCCGATCGGCATCGCGATCATCGCATCCCTGCGGGCGCGCGGCGTGGAAAATATTGTGGCATCCGACTTTTCGCCAAAACGCAGAGAGCTTGCCGCCACGATGGGCGCGCATCAGACACTGGATGCCGCGCAGGGTTCGCCATTCGACACGGTCAAGCCCGCGGTAGTGTTCGAGGCGATTGGCGTACCGGGAATCATCGACGATGTGCTCTTGCGGGCGCGGGCGGGCACCCGGCTGGTCGTCGCCGGAGTGTGCATGGAGGCCGACACCTTCCATCCTTTCTTCGCGATTGCCAAAGAGATCAACGTCCAATTCTGTTTGGCCTATGGCCCCGAGGAATTCGCCGAGTCGCTGCGCTCGCTGGCCGAGGGTGAAATCGATGTCAGCCCGTTGATCACCGGCGAGGTGGGCCTGGACGAGGTCGGCGCGGCCTTCGACGACCTCGCCGACCCCGAGCGGCACTGCAAGATCCTCGTTACGCCTTAG
- a CDS encoding LLM class flavin-dependent oxidoreductase, giving the protein MNAPLRFGVFITPFHPIGQSPTVALEYDMDRVVALDRLGFDEAWFGEHHSGGYELIACPEVFIAAAAERTKHIRLGTGVVSLPYHHPLMVADRWVLLDHLTRGRVMFGTGPGALPSDAYMMGIDPVDQRHMMQESLEAILALFRAGPTERIDRQTDWFTLRDAQLHIRPYTWPYPEISTAAMISPSGPRLAGALGTSLLSLSMSVPGGFAALETTWDVVREQAAKVGRDEPNRADWRVLSIMHIADTREQAITDCTYGLQDFANYFGAAGFVPLANTVEGTQTPYEFVEDYAAKGNCCIGTPDEAIAHIEDLLDRSGGFGTLLMLGHDWASPEATYHSYDLMARKVIPHFKGQLAASRASHDWAKDHRDQLIGRAGEAVVKAITEHVGEHEGAAT; this is encoded by the coding sequence GTGAACGCACCGCTTCGTTTCGGCGTGTTCATCACGCCGTTTCACCCGATTGGCCAATCACCCACGGTCGCACTGGAATACGACATGGACCGTGTCGTTGCGCTGGACCGCCTGGGATTCGACGAGGCCTGGTTCGGCGAACACCACTCGGGTGGCTACGAGTTGATCGCCTGCCCAGAGGTGTTCATCGCGGCCGCCGCGGAGCGGACCAAGCACATCCGGCTGGGCACCGGTGTGGTCTCGCTGCCCTACCACCATCCGCTGATGGTGGCCGACCGCTGGGTGCTGCTGGATCACTTGACCCGCGGCCGGGTGATGTTCGGCACCGGCCCCGGCGCGCTGCCCTCGGATGCGTACATGATGGGCATCGATCCGGTCGATCAGCGGCACATGATGCAGGAGTCGCTCGAGGCGATCCTGGCATTGTTCCGCGCCGGACCCACTGAGCGCATCGACCGTCAGACCGACTGGTTCACGTTGCGCGACGCACAGCTGCACATCCGCCCGTACACCTGGCCCTATCCCGAAATATCCACGGCGGCAATGATTTCACCGTCCGGTCCGCGCCTGGCCGGCGCGCTGGGCACATCGCTGTTGTCGCTGTCGATGTCGGTGCCCGGCGGTTTCGCCGCGCTGGAGACCACCTGGGACGTGGTGCGCGAGCAGGCCGCCAAAGTCGGGCGGGACGAACCGAATCGGGCCGACTGGCGGGTGCTGTCCATCATGCACATTGCCGACACCCGCGAACAGGCGATCACCGACTGCACTTATGGGCTGCAAGATTTCGCGAACTACTTCGGCGCCGCGGGATTCGTCCCGCTCGCCAACACTGTGGAGGGTACGCAGACCCCTTACGAGTTCGTCGAAGACTATGCGGCCAAAGGGAATTGCTGTATCGGCACACCCGACGAGGCGATCGCACACATCGAGGACCTGCTGGATCGGTCGGGCGGCTTCGGGACGCTGCTGATGCTCGGTCATGACTGGGCCTCGCCCGAAGCGACCTACCACTCCTATGATCTGATGGCCCGCAAGGTGATTCCTCACTTCAAGGGACAGCTGGCGGCATCGCGGGCCTCGCACGACTGGGCCAAAGATCATCGCGACCAATTGATCGGCCGCGCCGGCGAGGCCGTCGTGAAAGCCATCACCGAGCACGTCGGCGAGCACGAAGGGGCGGCGACCTGA
- a CDS encoding alpha/beta fold hydrolase, with amino-acid sequence MPTSTERLVETNGVRLRVVEAGERGAPVVVLAHGFPELAYSWRHQIPVLAEAGYHVLAPDQRGYGGSSRPDAIEAYNIRELTTDIVGLLDDVGAERAVWVGHDWGAPVVWHAPLLHPDRVAAVAALSVPATPRSHVAPTQAWRKTFGENFFYILYFQEPGVADAELNSDPARAIRRLMGGLRTDGDRAAGMRMVAPGPEGFIDRLPEPDALPDWISQDELDHYISEFSRTGFTGGLNWYRNFDRNWELTADLADTKISVPCLFIGGTADPVLAFTRADRATEIVSGPYQQLMIEGAGHWLQQERPDEVNTALLEFLNGLELR; translated from the coding sequence GTGCCCACATCAACCGAACGGTTAGTAGAGACCAACGGGGTGCGGCTGCGAGTCGTCGAAGCCGGCGAGCGCGGTGCGCCGGTGGTTGTCTTGGCTCACGGCTTCCCTGAATTGGCCTACTCCTGGCGACACCAGATTCCGGTGCTCGCCGAGGCCGGCTATCACGTGCTGGCACCCGACCAGCGCGGGTATGGCGGCTCTTCTCGCCCCGACGCGATCGAGGCCTACAACATCCGCGAGCTGACGACCGACATCGTCGGCCTGCTCGACGACGTCGGTGCCGAGCGCGCCGTCTGGGTCGGCCACGACTGGGGCGCCCCCGTGGTGTGGCATGCGCCGCTGCTGCATCCCGACCGGGTCGCCGCCGTCGCCGCGCTGAGCGTGCCGGCCACGCCGCGCTCGCACGTGGCGCCGACGCAGGCCTGGCGCAAGACATTCGGCGAGAACTTCTTCTACATCCTGTATTTCCAGGAGCCAGGCGTCGCCGACGCCGAACTCAACAGCGATCCTGCCCGCGCGATTCGCCGGTTGATGGGCGGCCTGCGCACAGACGGTGACAGGGCCGCGGGGATGCGGATGGTGGCACCGGGCCCGGAGGGTTTCATCGATCGCCTTCCCGAGCCCGATGCGCTGCCGGACTGGATCAGCCAGGACGAACTCGACCACTACATCAGCGAGTTTTCCCGCACCGGCTTCACCGGCGGCCTGAACTGGTATCGCAATTTCGACCGCAACTGGGAGCTGACCGCCGACCTCGCCGACACGAAGATCTCGGTGCCGTGCTTGTTCATCGGCGGCACAGCCGATCCCGTGCTCGCCTTCACCCGCGCCGACCGCGCCACCGAGATCGTCTCCGGGCCCTACCAACAGCTGATGATCGAGGGCGCCGGCCACTGGCTGCAACAAGAGCGGCCCGACGAGGTCAACACCGCATTGCTGGAATTTCTCAACGGATTGGAGCTGCGGTGA
- a CDS encoding VOC family protein produces MRRLDHIVLWTKNVRAAMDFYTNVVGLAPVRFDEFAAGEAPFPSVRVCEDSIIDLMPATGIDATDVLTKVAGSAGHPVNHVCLAMSRPEYEALDRRLQAAGVDTSARLDRSYGARGWAPHIYYFCDPDGNVIEARYYD; encoded by the coding sequence GTGAGGCGGCTGGACCACATCGTGTTGTGGACGAAGAATGTTCGGGCAGCGATGGACTTCTATACGAACGTGGTCGGGCTGGCGCCGGTGCGGTTCGACGAGTTCGCGGCCGGGGAAGCGCCGTTTCCGAGCGTGCGGGTGTGCGAGGACTCGATCATCGACCTGATGCCGGCGACCGGCATCGACGCCACCGACGTGCTGACCAAGGTCGCGGGCAGCGCCGGACACCCGGTCAACCACGTCTGCCTGGCGATGTCGCGGCCGGAATACGAGGCCCTGGATCGGCGGCTGCAGGCCGCCGGTGTGGACACCAGCGCCCGCCTCGACCGCAGCTACGGAGCCCGGGGATGGGCGCCGCACATTTACTACTTCTGCGATCCGGACGGCAACGTGATCGAAGCCCGCTATTACGACTAG
- the ftsH gene encoding ATP-dependent zinc metalloprotease FtsH, with protein sequence MNRKNVIRIVTAIAVVVLLGWSFFYFSDDTRGYKPVDTSVAMSQISGDNVKSAQIDDREQQVRLTLKKGNNDTDNSDKVITKYPNGYAVDLFNALNAKNAKVSTVVNEGSILGELLVYLLPLLLLVGLFVMFSRMQGGARMGFGFGKSRAKQLSKDMPKTTFADVAGVDEAVEELYEIKDFLQNPSRYQALGAKIPKGVLLYGPPGTGKTLLARAVAGEAGVPFFTISGSDFVEMFVGVGASRVRDLFEQAKQNSPCIIFVDEIDAVGRQRGAGLGGGHDEREQTLNQLLVEMDGFGDRAGVILIAATNRPDILDPALLRPGRFDRQIPVSNPDLAGRRAVLAVHSKGKPIAPDADLEGLAKRTVGMTGADLANVINEAALLTARENGTVITGAALEEAVDRVIGGPRRKGRIISEHEKKITAYHEGGHTLAAWAMPDIDPVYKVTILARGRTGGHAVAVPEEDKGLRTRSEMIAQLVFAMGGRAAEELVFREPTTGAVSDIEQATKTARAMVTEFGMSSKLGAVKYGSEHGDPFLGRTMGNQADYSHEVARDIDDEIRKLIEAAHTEAWEILTEYRDVLDTLAGELLEKETLHRPELEQIFSGVEKRPRLTVFDDFGGRIPSDKPPIKTPGELAIERGEPWPPPVPEPAFKAAIAAASQAAEAARAEADRKAHGPNGSQGGLGAGDREGAARRPTQPDYGAPAGWYAPGWPPPPQQQQPQGHWYPPPPQPYWPQPAPSYPGQPRRGQGQSPGQPSYPPYPPYPPPAQPSPDPAKSPDQPDEDVSRPNPPARG encoded by the coding sequence ATGAACCGGAAAAACGTGATTCGCATAGTCACGGCAATCGCTGTGGTAGTGCTGCTCGGCTGGTCGTTCTTTTATTTCAGCGATGACACCCGCGGATACAAGCCCGTCGACACGTCGGTGGCGATGTCGCAGATCAGTGGCGACAACGTCAAGAGCGCGCAGATCGACGACCGTGAGCAGCAAGTGCGGTTGACCCTGAAGAAGGGCAACAACGACACCGACAACTCCGACAAGGTCATCACCAAGTACCCCAACGGCTACGCCGTCGACTTGTTCAACGCGCTGAATGCGAAGAACGCCAAGGTCAGTACCGTCGTCAACGAAGGCAGCATCCTGGGCGAGCTGCTGGTTTACCTGCTGCCGCTGTTGTTGCTGGTCGGGCTGTTCGTGATGTTCTCGCGCATGCAGGGCGGCGCCCGGATGGGCTTCGGCTTCGGCAAGTCGCGCGCCAAGCAGCTCTCCAAGGACATGCCCAAGACGACGTTCGCCGACGTAGCCGGTGTCGACGAGGCGGTCGAGGAGCTCTACGAGATCAAGGACTTCCTGCAAAATCCGTCGCGGTATCAGGCGCTGGGCGCCAAGATCCCCAAGGGCGTGCTGCTCTACGGGCCGCCGGGAACCGGTAAGACGTTGCTGGCCCGCGCCGTGGCCGGTGAGGCCGGGGTGCCGTTCTTCACCATCTCGGGTTCCGATTTCGTCGAGATGTTCGTCGGCGTCGGTGCCTCCCGGGTGCGCGACCTGTTCGAACAGGCCAAGCAGAACAGTCCGTGCATCATCTTCGTCGATGAGATCGACGCGGTGGGCCGCCAGCGCGGCGCCGGGCTCGGCGGTGGCCACGACGAGCGTGAGCAGACGCTGAACCAGTTGCTGGTCGAGATGGACGGCTTCGGCGATCGCGCCGGGGTCATCCTGATCGCGGCGACCAACCGGCCCGACATCCTCGACCCGGCGCTGTTGCGCCCGGGCCGCTTCGACCGGCAGATCCCGGTGTCCAACCCCGACCTGGCGGGCCGGCGTGCGGTGCTGGCCGTGCACTCGAAGGGCAAGCCGATCGCCCCGGACGCCGACCTCGAGGGGCTGGCCAAGCGGACCGTCGGCATGACCGGCGCCGACCTGGCCAACGTGATCAACGAGGCCGCGCTGCTGACCGCGCGTGAAAACGGCACCGTCATCACCGGGGCCGCCCTCGAGGAGGCCGTGGACCGCGTGATCGGCGGACCGCGCCGCAAGGGCCGGATCATCAGCGAGCACGAGAAGAAGATCACCGCCTACCACGAAGGTGGGCACACCCTGGCCGCGTGGGCGATGCCCGACATCGACCCCGTCTACAAGGTGACGATTCTGGCGCGCGGGCGCACCGGCGGACACGCCGTCGCGGTGCCCGAAGAGGACAAGGGCCTGCGCACCCGCTCGGAGATGATCGCGCAGTTGGTGTTCGCGATGGGTGGGCGCGCTGCCGAGGAATTGGTCTTCCGCGAGCCGACCACGGGCGCGGTGTCCGACATCGAGCAGGCCACCAAAACCGCGCGCGCGATGGTCACCGAATTCGGCATGAGCTCCAAACTCGGTGCCGTCAAATACGGTTCCGAGCACGGCGACCCGTTCCTGGGCCGGACTATGGGCAACCAGGCGGATTATTCGCACGAGGTCGCCCGCGACATCGACGACGAGATTCGCAAGCTCATCGAGGCCGCGCACACCGAGGCCTGGGAAATCCTCACCGAATATCGTGATGTCCTCGACACGCTGGCGGGCGAGCTGCTGGAGAAGGAAACCCTGCACCGGCCCGAGCTGGAACAGATCTTCTCCGGCGTCGAAAAGCGGCCCCGGCTCACAGTGTTCGACGATTTCGGCGGCCGCATCCCGTCGGACAAGCCGCCCATCAAGACGCCCGGCGAGTTGGCGATCGAGCGCGGGGAGCCGTGGCCGCCGCCGGTTCCCGAACCGGCTTTCAAAGCCGCCATCGCCGCGGCCAGCCAGGCTGCCGAGGCCGCGCGCGCCGAGGCCGACAGAAAAGCACACGGCCCCAACGGTTCTCAGGGCGGTCTGGGCGCCGGCGACCGCGAGGGCGCAGCGCGCCGTCCCACCCAGCCGGACTATGGCGCCCCGGCCGGCTGGTACGCGCCCGGATGGCCACCGCCACCACAGCAGCAACAACCCCAAGGCCACTGGTATCCGCCTCCGCCGCAGCCGTATTGGCCCCAGCCGGCCCCGAGTTATCCGGGCCAGCCGCGTCGTGGCCAGGGCCAGAGCCCGGGTCAGCCGTCCTACCCGCCCTATCCCCCTTACCCCCCGCCGGCGCAGCCCAGCCCGGATCCGGCAAAATCTCCTGACCAACCGGATGAGGACGTGAGCCGGCCCAATCCGCCGGCCCGAGGCTGA
- the folE gene encoding GTP cyclohydrolase I FolE, which translates to MVLPDTRAALDRVRAFDQARAEAAVRELLYAIGEDPDRDGLRDTPARVARAYREIFSGLYTDPSDVLNTMFDEQHDELVIVKEIPLYSTCEHHLVSFHGVAHVGYIPGQDGRVTGLSKIARLVDLYAKRPQVQERLTSQIADALVNRLDPRGVIVVVEAEHLCMAMRGVRKPGATTTTSAVRGQFKTDAASRAEALDLILRK; encoded by the coding sequence ATGGTGCTGCCGGATACCCGGGCCGCGCTGGATCGCGTACGGGCGTTCGACCAGGCACGTGCGGAGGCGGCAGTCCGCGAGCTGTTGTACGCGATCGGCGAAGACCCCGATCGAGATGGGTTGCGGGACACTCCGGCCCGCGTGGCTCGCGCATACCGGGAGATCTTCTCCGGGCTCTACACCGACCCCTCCGATGTGCTCAACACCATGTTCGACGAACAGCACGACGAGCTGGTGATCGTCAAGGAAATCCCGCTGTACTCCACGTGCGAGCATCACCTGGTGTCGTTTCACGGGGTGGCTCACGTCGGCTACATCCCCGGCCAGGACGGCAGGGTGACCGGGTTGTCGAAAATCGCGCGGCTGGTTGACCTTTACGCCAAGCGGCCGCAGGTCCAAGAGCGGCTCACCAGCCAGATCGCCGACGCCCTGGTGAACCGGCTCGACCCACGCGGGGTGATCGTCGTGGTGGAGGCCGAGCATCTGTGCATGGCGATGCGAGGCGTGCGCAAGCCCGGCGCCACCACCACCACTTCGGCGGTCCGCGGACAATTCAAGACCGATGCCGCCTCACGAGCCGAAGCGCTCGACCTCATCCTGCGTAAGTGA
- the folP gene encoding dihydropteroate synthase, with the protein MNSLPVQVVGVVNVTDDSFSDGGRYLCVDNAVAHGLTLAAEGAGIVDVGGESTRPGATRIDPRIESSRVVPVVKELAAQGITVSIDTMHAEVARAALQNGARIVNDVSGGRADPAMAPLVAEAGVRWVLMHWRSVSSDRPHQAPHYRDVVAEVRSELLASVEDAVAAGVDPAKLVIDPGLGFAKTGQHNWALLHALPEFVATGVPVLLGASRKRFLGTLLAGSDGSPRPPDGRETATAVISALAALHGAWGVRVHDVRASVDALKVVGAWTQTERTENDG; encoded by the coding sequence GTGAATTCGCTGCCTGTGCAGGTAGTCGGGGTGGTGAACGTCACTGACGACTCCTTCTCCGACGGCGGGCGCTACCTCTGTGTTGACAACGCCGTCGCCCACGGCCTGACATTGGCGGCCGAAGGCGCGGGCATCGTCGACGTCGGCGGGGAGTCGACCCGGCCCGGTGCCACCCGGATCGATCCCCGCATCGAGAGTTCCCGCGTGGTTCCGGTTGTTAAAGAGCTTGCCGCGCAAGGCATTACCGTCAGTATCGACACCATGCACGCGGAGGTCGCGCGTGCGGCCCTGCAGAACGGCGCGCGGATCGTCAACGACGTCTCCGGTGGACGCGCCGATCCCGCGATGGCGCCGCTGGTGGCCGAAGCCGGAGTGCGGTGGGTATTGATGCACTGGCGATCGGTCTCATCCGACCGTCCGCACCAGGCCCCGCACTATCGCGACGTGGTGGCCGAGGTGCGTTCGGAATTGCTGGCCAGCGTCGAGGACGCGGTGGCCGCCGGCGTCGATCCGGCGAAGCTGGTCATCGACCCGGGGCTCGGATTCGCCAAGACGGGACAACACAATTGGGCCCTGCTGCATGCCTTGCCCGAGTTCGTGGCCACCGGGGTGCCGGTACTCCTGGGTGCCTCGCGGAAACGGTTCCTCGGTACGCTGTTGGCCGGATCGGATGGGTCGCCGCGACCGCCCGACGGGCGCGAAACGGCGACCGCGGTGATTTCCGCGCTGGCCGCCCTCCACGGGGCCTGGGGTGTGCGAGTGCACGACGTACGGGCCTCGGTCGACGCCCTCAAGGTCGTGGGTGCGTGGACCCAGACGGAGCGGACTGAGAACGATGGCTGA
- the folB gene encoding dihydroneopterin aldolase, giving the protein MADRIELRGLTVHGRHGVYEFERVSGQEFVVDIVAWIDLVDAAASDDLADTYDYATLAARAAAIVGGPAHNLIETVGAEIADFVMDDERVHAVEVTVHKPHAPLEQQFADLAVVIRRSRRGGRGSVIPVGGV; this is encoded by the coding sequence ATGGCTGACCGAATCGAGTTGCGCGGCTTGACAGTTCATGGCCGGCACGGAGTCTACGAATTCGAACGGGTAAGTGGGCAGGAGTTCGTCGTCGACATCGTCGCGTGGATCGACCTGGTCGACGCCGCCGCCAGCGACGACTTGGCCGACACCTACGACTACGCGACCCTGGCCGCCCGGGCCGCCGCGATCGTCGGGGGCCCCGCGCACAACCTGATCGAAACGGTGGGCGCCGAGATCGCCGACTTCGTGATGGATGACGAACGCGTGCACGCCGTCGAGGTCACGGTGCACAAGCCACATGCCCCGCTCGAGCAGCAGTTCGCCGACCTGGCGGTGGTGATCCGGCGGTCGCGCCGCGGCGGGCGCGGTTCGGTGATTCCCGTGGGCGGCGTGTGA
- the folK gene encoding 2-amino-4-hydroxy-6-hydroxymethyldihydropteridine diphosphokinase: MTRVVLSIGSNLGDRLARLQSVVDGLGEALLAVSPVYETAPWGRVEQGPFLNAVLIADDPGLDGQGWLRRAQEFEQAAGRIRGERWGPRTLDVDLIACYSADGEVLSRENNLTLPHPLAHLRAFVLVPWLAVDPNAVLTVAGGPRPVAELLAELDPADRQAVQPSRSTLEHSCPDDRESQS; this comes from the coding sequence ATGACGCGCGTCGTACTGTCCATCGGCTCCAACCTCGGCGATCGGCTGGCGCGGCTGCAATCGGTTGTCGACGGCCTCGGCGAAGCGCTGCTGGCTGTCTCTCCGGTGTACGAGACCGCCCCGTGGGGGCGGGTGGAGCAGGGGCCGTTCCTCAACGCGGTGCTCATCGCCGACGACCCGGGCCTCGACGGGCAGGGCTGGCTGCGCCGGGCGCAGGAGTTCGAACAGGCCGCGGGCCGCATTCGCGGCGAGCGCTGGGGCCCGCGCACCCTGGACGTGGACCTGATCGCCTGCTACTCGGCCGACGGTGAAGTGCTCAGTCGCGAAAACAACCTGACGCTGCCGCACCCGCTGGCCCATCTGCGGGCCTTCGTGCTGGTGCCCTGGCTGGCGGTCGACCCGAATGCCGTGCTCACCGTCGCCGGCGGGCCGCGTCCCGTCGCCGAACTGCTGGCCGAGCTCGACCCCGCCGATCGACAGGCCGTCCAGCCGTCGAGGAGCACCCTCGAGCACTCGTGCCCGGACGATCGAGAATCGCAGAGCTGA
- a CDS encoding DUF3180 domain-containing protein: MGPTRKRDLTAAVVGAAFLGYLLVKVLFRWFPQITVWTGLSLLVVAIAEALWGRYVRAKVNDGEIGDGPGWLHPLSVARSVMVAKASAWVGALVLGWWIGILVFFLPRRSWLRVAAEDTTGTVVAAVSALALLVAALWLQHCCKSPPDPTDHAEGAES; the protein is encoded by the coding sequence ATGGGGCCGACCAGAAAACGTGACCTGACGGCCGCTGTGGTCGGGGCTGCTTTTCTAGGGTATCTGCTGGTCAAGGTGCTGTTTCGGTGGTTTCCGCAGATCACCGTGTGGACCGGTCTGTCGCTGCTCGTCGTCGCCATCGCCGAGGCGCTGTGGGGGCGCTACGTGCGGGCCAAGGTCAACGACGGGGAAATCGGTGACGGACCCGGCTGGTTGCACCCGCTTTCGGTGGCCCGCAGCGTGATGGTCGCCAAGGCGTCGGCCTGGGTGGGGGCACTGGTGCTGGGTTGGTGGATCGGGATCCTGGTGTTTTTCTTGCCGCGCCGATCGTGGCTGCGGGTCGCCGCGGAGGACACCACCGGAACGGTGGTGGCGGCCGTCAGCGCGCTGGCGCTGTTGGTAGCCGCGCTGTGGTTGCAGCACTGCTGCAAGTCCCCACCCGATCCGACCGACCACGCCGAGGGGGCGGAAAGCTAG